The proteins below are encoded in one region of Phaseolus vulgaris cultivar G19833 chromosome 1, P. vulgaris v2.0, whole genome shotgun sequence:
- the LOC137815359 gene encoding rust resistance kinase Lr10-like yields the protein MSMYENIENYLEQNCLAPIIYSYKEIKKMVAGFKVKLGEGGFGSVFKAKLRSGPFVAIKILAKSKGNVQDFISEVATIGMIHHQNVVKLIGFCVSGSKRALVYEFMPNGSLDKFIFSKERNIHLSYEKIYNISIGVARGIAYLHHGCEMQILHFDIKPHNILLDENFIPKVSDFGLAKLYPIDNSIVTMTAARAIIGYMAPELFYNNIGGISYKADVYSFGMLLMEMASKRKNLNTHADHSSQLYFPLWIHDHIQEEDDVDIGDVTEEENKIAKKMIIVALWCIQLKPNDRPSMKRVVEMLEGDIEDLEIPPKPILFPNETVTYIQC from the coding sequence ATGTCAATGtatgaaaatattgaaaattaccTTGAACAAAATTGCTTGGCACCTATTATATATTCATACAAGGAAATCAAGAAGATGGTTGCAGGTTTCAAAGTGAAGTTAGGTGAAGGAGGATTTGGCTCAGTCTTTAAGGCAAAGTTGCGCAGCGGACCTTTTGTGGCCATCAAAATATTGGCCAAATCTAAAGGAAATGTGCAAGATTTTATCAGTGAAGTTGCAACCATTGGAATGATACATCATCAAAATGTGGTAAAGTTAATTGGATTTTGTGTTAGTGGCTCAAAGCGTGCTCTTGTCTATGAATTCATGCCCAATGGATCtcttgataaatttattttctcaaaAGAGAGAAATATACATTTAAGCTATGAAAAGATATATAATATATCAATAGGAGTGGCTCGTGGGATTGCTTATCTCCACCATGGGTGTGAGATGcaaattttgcattttgacATCAAACCTCATAACATCTTACTAGATGAAAACTTCATCCCTAAGGTTTCTGACTTTGGATTGGCAAAGTTATATCCAATAGATAATAGCATCGTTACAATGACTGCAGCAAGAGCAATCATTGGATATATGGCTCCAGAattgttttataataatattggaGGAATATCCTATAAGGCTGATGTTTATAGCTTTGGAATGTTATTGATGGAGATGGCAAGTAAGAGGAAGAATCTAAATACTCATGCAGATCACTCAAGTCAACTTTACTTTCCCCTTTGGATACATGATCATATTCAGGAAGAGGATGATGTAGATATCGGAGATGTGACAGAGGAGGAAAATAAAATAGCAAAGAAAATGATCATAGTTGCACTATGGTGTATACAACTAAAACCAAATGATCGACCCTCAATGAAGAGAGTAGTGGAAATGCTTGAAGGAGATATTGAAGACTTGGAAATACCTCCAAAACCTATTCTATTTCCAAATGAAACAGTGACATATATTCAATGTTGA
- the LOC137815412 gene encoding uncharacterized protein encodes MILCMIAFGLKLLRTMPTTSNCISESQPQKERRRQELMEYLVHTEQSRHIIRMGPEAFIKLCERIRGTGLVKDAYRSTVEEQVAKFLHIIEHNVKNRSVSFFFHRSGETVSRHFHNVLSAILRLEGEFLIQPNGTVVEPHILNNSRFFPYFKDCLGAIDGSHVRAKVARADAPCFRGRKDWPTQNIFAACDFDMKFTYVLAGWEGTASDSRILKDALVRGDPLVIPEGKYYLGDAGFMLKRNVITPYRGVRYHLKEYSRRGPQNAKELFNHRHSSLRNVIERTFGVLKKRFPIIASGTEPHYDVDTMTKIVLACCILHNFLRGVDNDQSLLEEVDNELLEQDVQPSTTHAREHDYRIGCDIRDDIANEMWQDYVNN; translated from the exons ATGATTCTTTGTATGATTGCCTTTGGATTGAAATTGTTACGCACAATGCCTACTACAAGCAACTGTATCAGTGAGTCCCAACCACAAAAAGAGCGTCGCAGACAAGAATTGATGGAGTACTTGGTTCACACTGAACAGTCTCGTCACATTATTCGCATGGGACCAGAAGCTTTCATTAAATTATGTGAACGAATACGGGGAACTGGACTTGTTAAAGATGCATATCGATCAACCGTGGAAGAACAAGTAGCGAAATTTCTTCACATTATTGAGCATAATGTGAAGAATCGAAGTGTGTCATTCTTTTTCCATCGGTCTGGAGAAACAGTTTCCCGtcactttcataatgttttgaGTGCCATTTTAAGGTTGGAGGGGGAATTTTTAATTCAACCAAATGGAACGGTTGTAGAACCACACATCCTTAACAACAGTCGATTTTTCCCCTACTTTAAG GATTGTTTAGGGGCCATAGATGGGAGTCATGTACGTGCTAAGGTTGCACGTGCTGATGCGCCTTGTTTTCGAGGGAGAAAAGATTGGCCAACCCAAAACATATTTGCAGCCTGTGACTTTGACATGAAGTTCACATATGTCTTAGCCGGTTGGGAAGGAACTGCCTCCGATTCAAGGATATTGAAAGATGCTTTGGTACGAGGCGATCCTTTGGTTATTCCAGAAG GAAAATACTATCTTGGTGATGCAGGTTTTATGTTAAAACGAAATGTAATAACACCTTATCGCGGGGTCAGATACCATTTGAAAGAATATTCGCGAAGAGGACCACAAAATGCAAAAGAGTTGTTTAATCATCGACATTCATCACTTAGGAATGTTATTGAGAGAACCTTTGGGGTGcttaaaaaacgttttccaattaTAGCTAGTGGGACTGAGCCACATTATGATGTGGATACCAtgacaaaaattgttttagcttgttgTATTCTGCATAACTTTCTACGCGGGGTCGACAATGATCAGTCTCTGCTTGAAGAAGTAGATAATGAATTGTTAGAACAAGATGTCCAACCAAGCACCACCCATGCTCGTGAACATGATTACAGGATAGGGTGTGATATTAGGGATGATATAGCAAACGAAATGTGGCAAgattatgtaaacaattaa